A region from the Plutella xylostella chromosome 6, ilPluXylo3.1, whole genome shotgun sequence genome encodes:
- the LOC119694174 gene encoding synaptic vesicle glycoprotein 2C isoform X1: MCENGRENGKTATPFEEALTKSGNGIYNIGLVCTCSLILLGVGCDLFGFTLVVQAACDLDITLAQKGILTSLPYVGILLASYFWGYISDTRGRRLTLMLSMPAGFLLSCASCFSTNWLLLAMIKFFATAFACAANSAAYTLVGESCALRVRNKYMLLMTCFLLFSPAAAAILAFPVLKLDFASPIPWLGIVFRPWRLLCIILALPSGLGALAIYFFYESPKFLANTGQNEAALEVLKKMYAINNREDPEEFKVSSLQLPEYFNAGKERSLLHNLYEQSAPLFRPPLVKRTAQLFYIVFVVYITNNSFLTWLPLIMDELRTALEHHQGNPGNLCALITSHRPVSNVTVESTGFDNTTTAIPTLCEGAVKDDSLFTLMASQTIFAILNFLLSQLPNHRKAVLITILSSSALSGILLNLMPEPISSVIFFMVLTCTCLGMGILASYFVDLFPTSYRGMVACLSIMVGRSSTFVGINVVGNLLFTRCSLTFYLWSLLVASGVVAAWFLPPDKPPEREETRL, from the exons ATGTGCGAAAACGGACGAGAAAATGGAAAAACAGCGACACCCTTCGAGGAAGCCCTCACGAAAAGTG GCAACGGCATCTACAACATCGGCCTCGTCTGCACCTGTTCCCTGATCCTGCTGGGGGTGGGGTGCGACCTGTTCGGGTTCACTCTGGTGGTGCAGGCGGCTTGTGACCTGGACATCACGCTGGCGCAGAAGGGCATCCTCACCTCACTGCCTTATGTAG GTATCCTGCTAGCATCGTACTTCTGGGGCTACATCTCGGACACGCGCGGGCGCCGGCTCACCCTCATGCTGTCCATGCCCGCCGGCTTCCTGCTCTCCTGTGCCAGCTGCTTCTCGACTAATTGGCTGCTGCTGGCCATGATCAAGTTCTTTGCTACTGCTTT CGCCTGCGCAGCCAACTCGGCGGCCTACACGCTGGTGGGCGAGTCGTGCGCGCTGCGCGTGCGCAACAAGTACATGCTGCTGATGACGTGCTTCCTGCTGTtctcgcccgccgccgccgcta TCCTGGCATTCCCGGTGTTAAAACTGGACTTCGCGTCTCCGATCCCGTGGCTCGGCATCGTGTTCAGACCCTGGCGGCTGCTTTGCATTATCCTGGCACTACCGTCAGGGTTGGGGGCCCTCGCCATCTACTTCTTCTACGAGTCGCCCAAGTTCCTCGCCAACACTGGCCAGAATGAGGCAGCCCTGGAGGTGCTGAAGAAGATGTACGCGATTAATAATCGAGAGGATCCAGAAGAGTTTAAG GTGTCATCCCTCCAGCTCCCGGAGTACTTCAACGCGGGCAAGGAGCGCTCGCTGCTGCACAACCTGTACGAGCAGAGCGCGCCGCTGTTCCGGCCACCCTTAGTGAAGCGGACTGCACAGCTGTTCTATATCGTCTTTGTGGTCTATATCAC TAACAACAGCTTCCTGACCTGGCTGCCCCTCATCATGGACGAGTTGAGGACAGCGCTGGAGCACCACCAGGGGAACCCCGGCAACCTGTGCGCGCTCATCACTAGCCACCGCCCGGTCAGCAATGTCACCGTGGAGTCGACCGGCTTTGATAATACCACTACTGCT ATACCAACCCTCTGCGAAGGCGCAGTGAAGGACGACTCCCTCTTCACCCTCATGGCGTCTCAAACAATATTCGCCATCCTCAACTTCCTCCTCTCCCAGCTCCCCAACCATCGGAAGGCCGTGCTAATAACGATCCTATCCTCGTCGGCACTGAGTGGAATATTGCTTAACCTGATGCCGGAGCCGATATCCAGCGTGATTTTCTTCATGGTGCTGACCTGCACGTGTTTGGGAATGGGGATCTTGGCGTCTTACTTTGTTGATCTCTTTCCTACTTCGTATAG GGGCATGGTGGCGTGCCTGAGCATCATGGTGGGCCGCAGCAGCACGTTCGTGGGCATCAACGTGGTGGGAAACCTGCTGTTCACCCGCTGCAGCCTCACCTTCTACCTGTGGTCGCTGCTCGTCGCAA GTGGAGTAGTAGCAGCGTGGTTCCTACCTCCAGACAAGCCTCCAGAGAGAGAAGAAACTAGACTTTAA
- the LOC119694192 gene encoding leukocyte elastase inhibitor-like, with translation MGAGGFGALTGLAGGAADKLTQGVDKITSSLSNKDDCSRDVTEDFRRALYDFSTRLYKQVAQRASDHFTLSQFSAWLSLAAIAENTSGEEQKALLENLRLPAAECLRKKYYELALSLEPAGDDVTLARRRLLLVQPPAQLPANFSQRAGSLLQACQVDPAATAKDELKLSTAPAPASALLADSLDYSALWTSAFPEANIKRNQPFYDDNGKQIGTVDLMKIKKRVKLAHLPILNAKVLELPVGSDGRFRMLMLVNLGVLPIRHTVEIFQNTIIIDIFDKLLESAIPLEVSIPIFNLTSELKLRESLEAMGVNSVWKSSPAPAEYYQRVSVAVSPRGVSEGAPSSGSTLGSLLGAATGLAAAVGREFTANRPFMFGLVDKGTRTCLFTGAYSKPPSAS, from the coding sequence ATGGGCGCGGGGGGGTTCGGGGCGCTGACGGGGCTCGCGGGGGGCGCCGCTGACAAGCTGACACAGGGCGTCGATAAAATCACCTCATCTCTATCCAACAAGGATGACTGCTCTCGTGATGTCACTGAAGACTTCCGCCGCGCTCTCTACGACTTCTCCACTCGACTGTACAAGCAGGTCGCTCAGCGGGCCAGTGACCACTTCACACTCTCACAGTTCTCTGCCTGGCTGTCCCTCGCAGCTATTGCGGAAAACACTTCGGGGGAGGAGCAGAAAGCGCTTCTAGAGAACCTTCGGCTGCCTGCGGCGGAGTGTCTGCGGAAGAAGTACTACGAGCTGGCGTTGTCTCTGGAGCCGGCTGGTGATGACGTCACGCTGGCGCGACGCCGGCTGCTGCTGGTGCAGCCGCCTGCCCAGCTGCCGGCCAACTTCAGCCAGCGCGCGGGCAGCCTGCTGCAGGCCTGCCAGGTCGACCCCGCCGCCACCGCGAAAGACGAACTCAAGCTCAGTACAGCACCCGCCCCAGCCTCGGCACTCCTAGCCGACTCTCTTGACTACTCCGCCCTCTGGACCTCCGCCTTCCCTGAAGCCAATATCAAGCGGAACCAGCCGTTCTACGACGACAATGGCAAACAGATCGGGACCGTCGACCTGATGAAGATCAAGAAGCGCGTGAAGCTGGCGCATCTGCCGATCCTCAATGCGAAGGTTCTGGAGCTCCCGGTGGGGTCCGACGGGCGGTTCCGCATGCTGATGCTGGTCAACCTGGGAGTGCTGCCCATCAGACACACGGTCGAGATCTTCCAGAACACGATTATTATAGACATATTTGACAAGCTGCTCGAGAGTGCCATCCCGCTCGAAGTATCCATCCCCATCTTCAACTTGACTTCGGAGCTGAAACTGCGTGAATCTTTGGAGGCGATGGGCGTAAATTCTGTTTGGAAGAGTTCCCCCGCCCCTGCGGAATACTACCAGCGAGTGTCAGTGGCCGTATCACCACGAGGAGTATCTGAGGGGGCGCCAAGTTCTGGCTCGACGCTGGGCTCCCTACTGGGGGCGGCAACGGGACTGGCGGCAGCAGTGGGGCGCGAGTTCACGGCCAACAGACCCTTCATGTTCGGCCTCGTGGACAAGGGCACCAGGACCTGCCTGTTCACTGGCGCGTACTCGAAACCCCCTTCGGCATCGTag
- the LOC119694104 gene encoding uncharacterized protein LOC119694104, producing MMFLQRSVRLVNRGRGEVRLAVRPPARSELNVELSARGLRLTAGAALELTIHFTPVDVRPFNDVLTLLVKDALPLLVPISCVTESPQLHVLSGCQCKVQLEATCSDVLDLGARLLGDVHSMPLEFHCSARHARFYIMSEEAWISWCVYEGDVVAAGAMRLWPARYAGGGRTQGRVWCRASSSGLQVASLIVLSSNAVMRPLYVIADSLMYSPNHVFIKCREKDYDILSEDDPSCQGYVHLGTLAPGRNFKGNLAVKNCSVLKYSYFLRVRQWDGPENRETDECDTLALSVRPLEGTLEPRSYVILQLMTNGGTAPGEHRAVVQLLLQNIPRESIPLDLEHTIVGEDTVEAEEIPGMKIWTRKLCCVLVEEVEVWWEVQPPRIFVEPIYLPLIHSRRVKSVEINVRATLFGTKAEKAEWKRPDGTVVPVLLSPLEPSSQTITVPLPPHEGTNSDVVTCATTDGEYFASMHIERRSEQRHPRLNPTTTWIGVLPPGSDVTASLKAYNDTFEQIYFRAQYIHWTESKEDDSIECPEVRCSVCHQRSCRCTMLLPTAGRMPIGSSKQLKFHTPAGTTAGADLWLVSLQRCIADSAYPLQEAPINGLAALIGARIVAPQLSLHVEAAPLQKALITKCSAGDVCHCCLPEPLILDGDVSAGLVRPTEPLVQGRIVYCRLKVINLTPIPTRLHWESDPDKDNPVKVTFKPNEVDITGYGQAEIEVELLGSRVSLRRLFSLCGLVEHGEPVYLLVDAAVDGQSISLELPNARVIYRSEVSVPNPKKSKPPQMVQSEDNILTLEAIFAKRYPDLMGLSEPDKCSCEPYCECPPVIEFRMVPLHKEMQQIIRLHNTSVLCVSWSIKPYLLEMDGVAALRVWATPSQGVLAGRSSVGIRVHVCCKRAGARKALLTLKTSKIVLPFHVWVQANGPPLKLLAAFEEEHTLWMSETQLVRTLRARNIYGAQLKVETYIIRDYEYVQSQLPFRLFYQLFDIPVTVERCPCMKVQYQGYEASGEVTPIPSQCSSHSSLYSTGVRLYLGPDVGVQDDTYFEVTPDKTNVPIDSTESWAVTLKENDMVTPPHTLLLRAIAVGYDVEGWEGLLMVYLKVTPRQPKLQIDPDSVELRFSALNLPSNDVMRLRKSIRIQNTGTGELRLSLHTSGSWLLTLGRSITSDRECSCNTEAVDELMVTIAPRTAIEVKVQIEVDTSESWPSPCPGLCDCAAQTPPVACYPDKKWVSGELVLHGNHGVFQVVPLSLELHYPVLSLRPQSLDLGTVLAGESRKTYLTLRHTARDAVAVVMRWEGDPGFSVHPQRLDVEAGTTTNIYVLFTAPDTASGPAAGVLRARVASDAGAWCQDTAELKAEVTRDAAAHRPPHDYTDDPSLLPHRAKQGL from the exons ATGATGTTTCTGCAGCGTTCTGTGCGACTGGTGAACCGTGGTAGGGGGGAGGTGAGGCTGGCAGTGCGGCCCCCAGCACGTTCTGAGCTAAATGTCGAGCTCAGCGCTCGGGGGCTGCGCTTGACCGCAGGAGCAGCCCTGGAGCTGACTATCCACTTCACGCCAGTCGACGTACGACCCTTTAACGACGTGCTAACTCTCCTGGTGAAGGACGCTTTGCCACTGCTCGTTCCGATATCATGCGTCACTGAATCTCCACAGCTACATGTGCTATCGGGGTGTCAGTGTAAGGTGCAGCTTGAAGCGACTTGCAGTGATGTTCTGGATCTTGGCGCTCGTCTGCTGGGTGACGTGCATTCGATGCCGCTTGAGTTCCACTGCAGCGCTCGCCACGCAAGATTCTACATCATGTCAGAGGAGGCTTGGATTAGTTGGTGCGTGTATGAGGGAGATGTGGTGGCAGCGGGTGCGATGCGGCTGTGGCCAGCGCGGTATGCGGGCGGGGGCAGGACTCAGGGCCGCGTGTGGTGCCGCGCCTCTAGCTCCGGCCTGCAAGTGGCTTCGCTAATTGTGCTCAGCTCTAACGCCGTCATGCGCCCTCTTTACGTCATAGCTGACTCGCTGATGTATAGCCCTAACCACGTTTTCATCAAG TGCAGGGAGAAAGACTATGACATTCTTAGTGAAGACGACCCATCCTGTCAGGGCTATGTACACCTGGGTACTCTGGCACCGGGACGTAACTTCAAGGGAAACTTAGCAGTGAAGAATTGCAG TGTGCTTAAATACTCATATTTTCTACGTGTTCGCCAATGGGACGGTCCAGAGAACCGAGAGACGGATGAGTGTGACACCCTGGCACTTAGTGTTCGACCTTTAGAAGGTACACTGGAGCCTCGAAGTTATGTCATATTGCAGTTGATGACTAATGGCGGGACTGCCCCAGGAGAACACAGAGCTGTGGTCCAGTTACTCCTACAGAATATACCGAGGGAAAGCATTCCACTGGATCTCGAGCATACCATTGTTGGTGAAGATACTGTTGAGGCTGAAGAGATTCCTGGAATGAAG ATATGGACCAGAAAACTATGCTGCGTATTAGTGGAGGAGGTGGAGGTGTGGTGGGAGGTGCAACCACCGCGCATCTTTGTTGAGCCCATCTACCTACCGCTGATACATTCTCGACG GGTTAAATCAGTGGAAATAAATGTGCGAGCAACACTTTTCGGAACCAAAGCTGAGAAGGCGGAATGGAAAAGACCAGATGGCACTGTAGTGCCTGTACTTCTATCACCGCTGGAACCCTCTTCACAAACTATAACAGTTCCACTACCACCTCATGAAGGTACAAACTCTGACGTGGTTACGTGTGCAACAACTGACGGAGAATACTTTGCCAGTATGCATATAGAGCGGCGCAGTGAACAGCGCCACCCTCGCCTAAACCCTACTACCACCTGGATCGGGGTTTTACCACCAGGAAGTGATGTCACCGCATCACTTAAAGCCTACAATGACACTTTTGAGCAG ATCTATTTCCGGGCACAATATATTCACTGGACTGAGTCCAAAGAGGATGACAGTATAGAGTGTCCAGAGGTTCGATGCTCAGTCTGCCACCAGCGCAGCTGCCGCTGTACAATGCTGCTGCCCACTGCTGGAAGGATGCCGATAGGTTCTTCTAAACAACTCAAGTTCCACACTCCCGCTGGAACAACTGCTGGAGCTGATCTGTGGCTT GTGTCACTACAACGATGCATCGCCGACTCAGCATATCCACTCCAAGAGGCTCCTATAAACGGACTTGCAGCTTTGATAGGCGCTAGGATCGTAGCGCCACAGCTGTCTTTGCACGTAGAAGCAGCACCACTTCAAAAGGCTCTCATAACGAAGTGCTCAGCCGGTGATGTGTGTCACTGCTGCCTTCCTGAACCATTGATATTAGACGGGGATGTCAGTGCAGGCCTTGTAAGACCCACTGAGCCACTGGTTCAAGGCCGCATTGTTTACTGTCGGCTGAAAGTCATCAACTTAACACCAATACCGACCAGACTCCATTGGGAATCTGATCCTG ACAAAGACAATCCAGTTAAAGTTACTTTTAAGCCTAATGAAGTAGATATTACAGGCTACGGACAGGCAGAAATTgag GTGGAGTTGCTCGGCTCTCGTGTATCTCTTCGACGATTGTTTTCACTGTGTGGCTTAGTTGAACACGGGGAACCTGTGTACCTACTGGTGGACGCCGCCGTTgat GGTCAGTCAATAAGCCTAGAACTGCCAAATGCAAGAGTGATCTATCGATCAGAG GTTTCAGTGCCCAACCCAAAAAAGTCAAAACCACCGCAAATGGTGCAAAGTGAAGATAACATATTAACTCTCGAAGCAATTTTCGCTAAACGATATCCAGATTTGATGGGACTCTCAG AGCCAGATAAATGCAGCTGCGAACCTTATTGCGAATGTCCACCCGTAATCGAATTTCGAATGGTGCCTCTGCACAAAG AGATGCAACAAATTATACGCCTCCACAATACGAGTGTGCTATGCGTCTCGTGGAGTATCAAACCATACTTGCTGGAAATGGATGGAGTAGCAGCTCTACGTGTTTGGGCAACGCCTTCCCAAGGGGTTTTGGCCGGTAGATCTAGCGTTGGCATACGAGTACATGTGTGTTGCAAGAGAGCTGGGGCTAGAAAGGCTCTACTGACTCTGAAGACTTCCAAGATCGTTCTACCGTTCCATGTTTGGGTTCAAGCTAATGGGCCACCGCTGAAACTCTTGGCTGCCTTCGAGGAAGAACATACGCTTTG GATGTCAGAAACTCAACTAGTCCGCACATTACGAGCCCGCAATATCTACGGCGCCCAACTGAAAGTAGAAACTTATATCATACGAGACTACG AGTATGTTCAGAGTCAGCTACCATTCCGCCTTTTCTATCAATTATTTGACATTCCTGTTACGGTTGAGAGATGTCCCTGCATGAAAGTTCAATATCAAGGATACGAAG CAAGCGGTGAAGTGACGCCTATACCAAGTCAGTGCTCCTCACATAGCTCATTGTATTCTACCGGAGTTAGGCTTTATCTAGGACCTGATGTTGGAGTACAGGACGACACTTACTTTGAG GTAACACCAGACAAGACGAACGTTCCCATAGATTCTACAGAATCTTGGGCTGTTACACTGAAAGAGAATGACATGGTGACTCCACCCCACACCCTGCTTCTGCGAGCAATAGCTGTGGGCTACGACGTGGAGGGTTGGGAAGGCCTGCTGATGGTGTATTTGAAAGTCACACCGAGGCAGCCGAAGCTACAGATAGATCCAGATAGTGTGGAACTACGATTTTCGGCCTTGAATTTGCCTTCGAACGATGTCATGAG GTTACGTAAAAGCATTCGGATTCAGAATACTGGCACTGGTGAGCTGCGACTTTCACTGCACACGTCTGGCTCTTGGCTTCTGACGCTTGGTCGCAGCATCACCAGTGACCGTGAATGCTCCTGTAATACGGAGGCTGTGGATGAGTTGATGGTGACAATAGCACCGAGAACTGCTATCGAG GTCAAAGTTCAAATAGAGGTGGACACATCAGAATCCTGGCCATCGCCTTGCCCCGGGCTGTGCGACTGCGCTGCTCAGACCCCGCCCGTAGCCTGCTACCCGGACAAGAAGTGGGTTAGTGGTGAGCTGGTGCTGCACGGCAATCATGGTGTGTTTCAG GTAGTCCCTCTATCTCTAGAGCTTCACTACCCGGTGCTGAGTCTGCGGCCTCAGTCCCTTGACCTGGGCACGGTTCTGGCCGGGGAGTCTCGCAAGACGTACCTGACGCTGCGTCACACCGCCCGGGACGCCGTCGCGGTTGTGATGCGCTGGGAGGGCGATCCGGGGTTCAG CGTGCATCCTCAAAGGCTGGACGTGGAAGCCGGTACAACCACCAACATTTACGTCCTATTCACTGCCCCGGACACCGCCAGCGGTCCAGCTGCCGGAGTGCTCCGGGCCAGGGTTGCCAGCGACGCCGGCGCCTGGTGCCAGGATACTGCGGAGCTGAAGGCTGAAGTGACCAGGGACGCCGCCGCTCATAGGCCGCCCCATGACTACACTGATGACCCTAGCTTATTGCCGCATCGGGCTAAGCAGGGGTTGTAA
- the LOC119694174 gene encoding uncharacterized protein LOC119694174 isoform X2 → MLSMPAGFLLSCASCFSTNWLLLAMIKFFATAFACAANSAAYTLVGESCALRVRNKYMLLMTCFLLFSPAAAAILAFPVLKLDFASPIPWLGIVFRPWRLLCIILALPSGLGALAIYFFYESPKFLANTGQNEAALEVLKKMYAINNREDPEEFKVSSLQLPEYFNAGKERSLLHNLYEQSAPLFRPPLVKRTAQLFYIVFVVYITNNSFLTWLPLIMDELRTALEHHQGNPGNLCALITSHRPVSNVTVESTGFDNTTTAIPTLCEGAVKDDSLFTLMASQTIFAILNFLLSQLPNHRKAVLITILSSSALSGILLNLMPEPISSVIFFMVLTCTCLGMGILASYFVDLFPTSYRGMVACLSIMVGRSSTFVGINVVGNLLFTRCSLTFYLWSLLVASGVVAAWFLPPDKPPEREETRL, encoded by the exons ATGCTGTCCATGCCCGCCGGCTTCCTGCTCTCCTGTGCCAGCTGCTTCTCGACTAATTGGCTGCTGCTGGCCATGATCAAGTTCTTTGCTACTGCTTT CGCCTGCGCAGCCAACTCGGCGGCCTACACGCTGGTGGGCGAGTCGTGCGCGCTGCGCGTGCGCAACAAGTACATGCTGCTGATGACGTGCTTCCTGCTGTtctcgcccgccgccgccgcta TCCTGGCATTCCCGGTGTTAAAACTGGACTTCGCGTCTCCGATCCCGTGGCTCGGCATCGTGTTCAGACCCTGGCGGCTGCTTTGCATTATCCTGGCACTACCGTCAGGGTTGGGGGCCCTCGCCATCTACTTCTTCTACGAGTCGCCCAAGTTCCTCGCCAACACTGGCCAGAATGAGGCAGCCCTGGAGGTGCTGAAGAAGATGTACGCGATTAATAATCGAGAGGATCCAGAAGAGTTTAAG GTGTCATCCCTCCAGCTCCCGGAGTACTTCAACGCGGGCAAGGAGCGCTCGCTGCTGCACAACCTGTACGAGCAGAGCGCGCCGCTGTTCCGGCCACCCTTAGTGAAGCGGACTGCACAGCTGTTCTATATCGTCTTTGTGGTCTATATCAC TAACAACAGCTTCCTGACCTGGCTGCCCCTCATCATGGACGAGTTGAGGACAGCGCTGGAGCACCACCAGGGGAACCCCGGCAACCTGTGCGCGCTCATCACTAGCCACCGCCCGGTCAGCAATGTCACCGTGGAGTCGACCGGCTTTGATAATACCACTACTGCT ATACCAACCCTCTGCGAAGGCGCAGTGAAGGACGACTCCCTCTTCACCCTCATGGCGTCTCAAACAATATTCGCCATCCTCAACTTCCTCCTCTCCCAGCTCCCCAACCATCGGAAGGCCGTGCTAATAACGATCCTATCCTCGTCGGCACTGAGTGGAATATTGCTTAACCTGATGCCGGAGCCGATATCCAGCGTGATTTTCTTCATGGTGCTGACCTGCACGTGTTTGGGAATGGGGATCTTGGCGTCTTACTTTGTTGATCTCTTTCCTACTTCGTATAG GGGCATGGTGGCGTGCCTGAGCATCATGGTGGGCCGCAGCAGCACGTTCGTGGGCATCAACGTGGTGGGAAACCTGCTGTTCACCCGCTGCAGCCTCACCTTCTACCTGTGGTCGCTGCTCGTCGCAA GTGGAGTAGTAGCAGCGTGGTTCCTACCTCCAGACAAGCCTCCAGAGAGAGAAGAAACTAGACTTTAA
- the LOC105388501 gene encoding synaptic vesicle glycoprotein 2B, with protein MVCKVVPTSERSHRGADPRSEEYSHTQEVVDYETALDAAGYGHFSRLALGAAALAFFTTGVQNCVMSYALPAARCDLQLVTYQSGLIIMAFMCGGVASAFFWGVAGDVVGRRNVLAASLLLDSTVLMMQSFVTDYRLLLAARSINGFLIGAPSTLVFSYLSDVVGRRRRQLYLSVTGMSFVAAWLLLPALAWLVIPIKSSHPTALPVYSWRLLLVISSVPGLVSGAWMLFLPESPRLLTDTGRGDQAVTVFRMMHRVNGGREEYKIKKVLPDCALPKSLGAAQGRTRGLLVGVLRDLRALVSRAYVGKSSLVMFVFFANMAAGFGLNLWIPELLLRMQGKACSSATSQLLNPPGSHLMTHLSGHLGNSSGYSQARVASPPCNEDMDEDVFTSGLIVGACCVLGNALCSLLCSRGGGLGVRRAAAACAAACAAACLCLAACVCACAASSQVAVAAAAALNAASLNGNVLLIRLLLHALPAKLSGLGVCWGAWWGRAGGVASNLAVGALLDYSCPAPFVAVAACLTISIVAIVMIKLDKSSEPATDHAEDELDLDSSKDKTVTLDRYISTHM; from the exons GGTACGGCCACTTCAGCCGGCTGGCTCTCGGCGCGGCTGCCCTCGCCTTCTTCACGACGGGCGTGCAGAACTGCGTCATGTCGTACGCGCTGCCGGCGGCGCGCTGCGACCTGCAGCTCGTCACCTACCAGAGCGGGCTCATCATCATGGCCTTCATGTGCG GTGGCGTGGCCAGCGCTTTCTTCTGGGGCGTGGCGGGCGACGTGGTGGGGCGGCGCAACGTGCTGGCCGCGTCCCTGCTGCTGGACTCCACCGTGCTGATGATGCAGAGCTTCGTCACCGACTACCGCCTGCTATTGGCTGCGCGGTCTATTAACGGCTTCCTGATTG GAGCGCCGTCGACGCTGGTGTTCAGCTACCTGTCCGACGTGGTGGGGCGGCGCCGCCGGCAGCTCTACCTCAGCGTCACCGGCATGAGCTTCGTGGCCGCCTGGCTGCTGCTGCCAg CCCTAGCTTGGCTAGTCATCCCCATCAAGTCCTCCCACCCGACCGCCCTACCAGTCTACTCCTGGCGCCTGCTCCTAGTCATCAGCAGTGTCCCCGGGCTGGTCAGCGGCGCGTGGATGCTGTTCCTGCCAGAGAGCCCGCGCCTGCTGACGGACACGGGGCGCGGGGACCAGGCCGTGACGGTGTTCAGGATGATGCACCGGGTTAATGGGGGGAGGGAGGAGTATAAG ATAAAGAAGGTGCTACCAGACTGCGCGTTGCCCAAGTCGCTCGGGGCCGCACAGGGCCGCACTCGGGGCCTGCTGGTGGGGGTGCTGCGCGACCTGCGCGCCCTGGTGTCCCGGGCGTATGTGGGCAAGTCCAGCCTTGTCATGTTCGTGTTCTTCGCTAATATGGCGGC TGGTTTCGGCCTTAACCTGTGGATCCCGGAGCTCCTCCTCCGCATGCAGGGCAAAGCGTGCTCCTCGGCGACCAGCCAGCTGCTGAACCCCCCTGGGAGTCACCTGATGACCCACCTCAGCGGTCACCTCGGGAACAGCTCCGGCTACAGCCAGGCGCGCGTAGCGAGCCCGCCGTGCAACGAGGATATGGATGAAGAT GTATTCACATCCGGCCTAATAGTCGGCGCGTGTTGCGTACTCGGGAACGCACTATGCTCCCTACTCTGCTCGCGAGGGGGCGGGCTCGGggtgcggcgcgcggcggcggcgtgtgCGGCGGCGTGCGCGGCGGCGTGCCTCTGTCTCGCGGCCTGCGTGTGCGCCTGCGCAGCCTCCAGCCAGGTCGCCGTCGCGGCCGCCGCAGCCCTCAATGCGGCGTCCTTGAACGGGAATGTGCTGCTGATAAGGCTGCTGCTGCATGCTTTGCCGGCTAAATTGAG TGGTCTCGGCGTGTGTTGGGGCGCGTGGtgggggcgcgcggggggcgtcGCCTCCAACCTCGCCGTGGGGGCGCTGCTCGACTACTCCTGCCCTGCGCCCTTCGTGGCTGTGGCCGCCTGCCTCACTA TATCAATAGTAGCCATCGTGATGATCAAACTGGACAAGTCGTCAGAGCCAGCCACGGACCACGCGGAAGATGAACTGGACCTGGACAGCAGCAAAGACAAGACTGTCACCCTCGACCGATACATATCAACCCACATGTGA